GCGCGGGCGCCGCCTTCGGGGCGGTTGAGGATTTGGATGCGGCCGCCGTGCCATTCCATAATCTGGCGGCTGACGGTGAGGCCGAGGCCGGTGCCCTGGCCGGTGGGTTTGGTGGTGAAGAAGGGGTCAAAGATGCGGTGGAGTTTGTCGGGGGGGATGCCGGGGCCGGTGTCGTCCACGAGGGCTTCGACGACGGGCTGGCCGGCGTGGAAGCGGAGGGCTTCGCGGCTGCCGACTTCGAGGCGGACTTCATCGGCGTCGAGGGAGCGGACGTGGGTGCGGACGGTGAGGGTGCCGCCGGATTGCATGGCCTGACAGGCGTTGAGGAAGAGGTTGACGAAGACCTGGGAGAGTTTGCGGGCATCGCCGGTGATGGGGGGGAGGTCGGGGGCGAGGTGGGTTTCGACCTGGACGAAGGCGCCGACTTGTTCGTGTTTGGTGAGGGCGAGGGCTTGCTGGATGATGTCGTTGAGGCGGACTGGCTTGAGTTCCAGGTCGCCGGGTTTGGAGAAGTCGAGGAGGCCGAGGATGATGTTGTCGGCGCGGCGGATGGCCTGGCGCATGTCTTCGACGACGAGGCGGAGGGTGGGGTCGTTTTGGTCCACAGAGCTGGCGAGGTAGTCCAGGCCCATGCCGAGGATGGCGAGGGGGTTTTTGACTTCGTGGGCGACGCCGGCGGCGAGGCGGCCGACGGATTGCATTTTCTCGGCCTGGATGAGCTGCATCTGGGCGGCTTTCAGTTCTTCATGGGAGCGTTGGAGGTCGGCGTTGGCTTTTTTGAGTTGTTCGGTCATTTCGCGCAGGGAGGTGATGTCGCGGGAGATGCCGAAGGTGCCGATGATGCGGCCCTGCTTGTCGCGGAAGGGCATTTTGGTGGTGTGGGCCCAGCATTTTTTGCCGTCGGGGAGGGTTTCGAGTTCGATGCGGCCGATGAGGGGCTGGCCGGTGCGGATGATTTCCTGTTCATCTTCAAAGGCGGGGCGGGCGTGTTCGATGGTGAAGAAGTCGAAGTCGCTTTTGCCGACGGCCTCGCGGGGGTGTTGGAGGCCGAAGAGGTCGGCGAGGGCGCGGTTGATGCGGAGGAAGCGGCTTTGGGTGTCTTTGAAGTAGATGCGGTCGGGGAGGTTGTCGAGGAGGGTGTGGAAGAGGTCGCGTTCGCGCTGCAGCTCTTCTTCGAGGCGGGCGCGGCTGGCGATTTCTTCTTTGAGTTCGCGGGTGCGCTGGTTGACCAGTTGTTCGACGTAACTGGCGCGTTGCATGATGAGGCGCTGGTAGTTGACGAGGAAGCCGGTGAAGAGCAGGCCAGCGAGGAGGATGCCCCAGAGGCTCCAGGAGCGGTAAGCGGCGTTGAAGTGGCGGGTGGGATAGCACAGCACGGCCCAGGGGCGGCCGGCGAGGTCCACGGCGCCTTCCCAAGCAATGGCGCCGCGGCGGAGGCGTTTGATTTCGTCGAGGGGCTGGCGGCGGACATCCCATCCTTGGGGGGTGAAGTGGATGGTCATGGGGGCGCCGTCTTCGGAGGATTCGTCGCCGAGGAAGACCTCCACATTTTTCAGGGCACCGGCCGGCAAGGCGCGGCGGACGAGGCCTTCGACGGTGACGACGGCGGCGAGGTAGCCGGCGAGGTTTTGGCGGCGCTGGGCGACGGTTTCGGCGGGGAGGTCGTTGGTATAGACGGCCTGGTAGAGGAAGACGCCGAAATCGGCGGCGGCATCGGTTTCGCGTTGGGCGAGGCGAATCCAGGGGGTGGCGACGGGAGTGTCGGTGTCGCGAGCCAGTTCCATGGCGGCGCGGCGGGAGGGTTCGGCGTAGTGGTCGAGGCCGCGGAGGAAACGGTTTTCCCAGAAAGGCTCGATGTAGAAAACGGGGAAGTATTCGGGCCTGACTTCGGCGGTGACCGGCAGGCCGTTGGTGTTGAGTTGGAGGATGCGGAAGCCGCGGTTGAGACGCGGGGGCAGGCGCTCGATGCTCTGGCGCTGAGCGTGGGTGATGCGGGGCAGCCAGGCCAGATAGACGGTCTCGGGGTGGCGCTGCATGGCGCGGGTGGCGAAGTGGCGGAATTCCTCGGGCTCGACGCGCTGGCTGGCGGCGTAGAGGTCGGCCATGGCGTTGAGGACTTCGACGCAGCCATTGGCCGCCAGTTGCACGGCCTGGGCGCGGTCATCGGCGAGTTTGGCGAATTCGAGGCGGCGGCGCTCCTGGTTTTGGCGATAGACGAGCAGGAGGATGCCGGCGGTAATCACCAGGCCGAGGGCGGCGAGGAGGCCGAGGGAAAAAAACATGCGGGCCCTGGCGCCGGAGAGGTCGGAACCGGCGGGCAGAAGGGAGGGGTCTGCGCCGGCCGGCGGTGGAGTTGGCGCCGGCCCCGCAGTGGCAGGCGAGGGGGCCTCGTGGTTTGGTTGGTCGGGTGGTTCTGCCACGCCCCCAGCGTAGCGCGGGCGAGGGGGAGCGGGCGAGATTTTTTTGTGGCGGCGCGCGGCGGGGCGGTGGGGCTGGTATTCGGGCTTTACAGCGGCGGCGGCGCTGCGCAGTATGCCGCCATGAAAACCACCTTGCGAGTGAATCGCCGGCGCTTTCTCAGGGGGCTGGCCCTGACGGGCGCGGCGGCGGCATTGCCTGATATCATTCCGTCCCGGGTTTTGGGGGCGGATGCTCCCAGCAACAAAATCACCGTGGGCGCCATTGGGGTGGGGGGGATGGGCTCCGGCAATTTGGGCGGTTTTTTGGGCGACCGCCGGTGCCGGGTGCTGGCGGTGTGCGATGTGGATCGCGGCCATCGGGAGCGGGAGCAGCGGCGGGTCAACAATCAGTATGGCAACCAGGATTGCGCGGCCTACAAGGATTTCCGGGAGCTGATTGCGCGGGATGACATAGATGTCATTTCGCTGGCGACGCCGGATCATTGGCATGCGATTCCGGCAATCATGGCGGCGAAGGCGGGGAAAGACATCTACGGGGAGAAGCCGTTCAGCCATGATTTGAAGGAGGGGCGCGCGATGGTGACGGCCATTGAGCGTTACGGGCGCATCTGGCAGACGGGTTCGTGGCAGCGTTCGACGGGAGATTTTCGCTTTGCCTGCGAGCTGGTGCGCAACGGGCGGATTGGGAAGGTGCACACGGTGGAGGTGGGTTTGCCCACGGGCGGGGCGGGCGGGACGGCGCCTTTCACGGACCCGCCGCCGGATTTGGATTATGATTTCTGGTGCGGGCCTTCGCCGTGGGCGCCGTATTCGCGGGATCGGACGCATTGGAACTGGCGTTGGCAAATGGATTACGGCGGGGGCCAGTTGATGGACTGGATTGGGCATCATGGGGACATTGCCCAGTGGGGATTGGGCACGGAATACACGGGGCCGGTGGAGATTAATCCCATTCACGCGGAATTTCCCAAAGTGGGCATCTGGGATGCGGCGACGCGGTACCGGATAGAGTGCACTTATGCCAACGGGGTGAAGATGATTGTGCAGAATGCGGAGGGCAATCATCGGATGGGCGCCAAGTGGATTGGCACCGAGGGGTGGGTGTGGGTGGACCGGGGGGGCTTTGATACGCAGCCCAAGGAGCTGCGGAAGGAGCGCATCCGGCCGGATGAAATCAATCTTTACCGTTCGCAGAACCACATTGGCAACTTCATTGACTGCGTGATTTCCCGGCGCCAGACCATCACGCCGGCGGAGGTGGCGCATCGTTCCGCCAGCATTGGCCATTTGTGCGTAATCGCGATTACGCTGGGCCGCAAACTGCGGTGGGACCCGGCCAAGGAAGAATTCCTGAATGACCCTTCGGCCAACGCGCTGCTGGGCCGCGCCAAACGCGAACCGTGGAATATCATTGTGTGAGGCGTGCGGAGGAACGATGAGAACCCTTTCCCTGAAACTCCTTATGAAAAAAGCATTTTCCCTTGTATTGGCAGTGTTTTGCGCGGCCAGCGCTGCGGCCCAGGCGCCTGCGGATCCGCTGGACGGGCTGGCGAAGTGGAGCTTTGGTCAGAGCCGCGAGTCGCTGGCCCGGGTGGAGGAGCTGATGCGCAAAACAGCTCCCGCCGATTACCCGGCCCTGGAAGCCCGGTTGATTGCCATATTGAAGGCGCCGGAAACGTCCAAGGACGCCAAGCGTTATGTATGCCGCTATCTGGGCGTGGTGGGGTCGGCCAAGTGTGTGCCGGCATTGGCGGAGCTGCTCACGGACGCTGATTTGTCCCACCCCGCCCGCATGGCCTTGGAGCCGCTGGCGGCCCCGGAAGCGGGCGCGGCATTGAGAACGGCCCTGCCCAAGGTGGAGGCCAGGTTGCGCGCGGGCATTCTGGGTTCGATTGGCGTACGGCGCGACCCGCAGGCGGTGGAGGTGGTGGCGCGGTATGTCCATGATCCGGATCCCTGGGTGGCCGAGACGGCGCTGGCGGCTTTGGGGCAAATTGGCACGCCGGCCGCCGCCAAAGTGCTGGCTTCGGCCACAGTAACCCCGGCCTTGAGCCGGGCTTTGGGCCGCGCGGAAATGGAGGCTGCCGCCCGGCTGGCCGCCACCGGCAACGCGAAATTGGCCCGCGGCATTTTGGAGAAGTACCTCGTGGCCAGCCAGCCGCGCGCGCTGCGCGTGGCGGCGGCCAAAGGCATGGTGGAGGTGTTGCCGGCCACGGAGGCCGCGCGCTGGGTGGTGCAAAGTTTGCAAAGCGATGATGCGGCCCGGCGCGAGGGGGCGATAGCCGGTTTTGCTGACTCGAAGAATCGTCCCATGCAGGCCGCGGTGGCGGGTGAGCTGCCGCAGCTTCCCTCCGCCGGCCAGTTGTTGTTGCTGGGCTGGCTCAATGATTTGCCGGACGTTCCGGCCCGAGAAGGGCTGCTCAAGGTGGTTTCCACCACAGGCGACGAAGCCGTGCGCGCCGCGGCTCTGGATTGCCTGGCCCGCCACGGGACGGCGGCGGATGTGCCGCTGCTGGCCGAGCGCGCTGCCGGCACGGGGCCGGCCGCCGATGCGGCCAAACGCGCCCTGCAACGGCTGGGCAAACCCGGGGTGGATGAGGCCCTCTTGAAGCTGGTGGAGACCAGTGCGCCAGCGATTGGCGCGGTGGCCGTGGACGCGCTGGCGCAGCGCCGCACGGAGGCCGCGGTGCCGGGGTTGCTGCGCATCATGAAGAATCCAGACCCGGCGCTGGCGGTGCGCGGCGTGCGGGCCTTGGGGGTGATTGGCCGGGCGGAAAATGTGAAGGACCTGGCGTCCCTGGTGGCCACGGCCACGCAAAACGAGGTGCGGCAGGCGGCGGAATCGGCGATTGCAGCCATTTGCCGGCGCAGCGCGGACAAGCCGGCGCTGGCGTCAGCCATATTGCCGGTGCTGCAAAGCGGCCCTGCGCCGGAGGCCCAGGCGGCGCTGCTGCGACTGCTGATTTACACCGGCGGCGGGGAGGCGCTGCAGGCGGTGGTGAGCGCCATGAAGCATCCCAACGCCACGGTGGCCAAGGCCGCCACGGAGGCGCTGGTGGCGTGGCCGGACCTTTCGGCGGGACCGCATTTGTTGAATCTGGCCCGAAACGCCGCGGACGCCAACCTGAACGTGGTGGCGCTGCGCGACGGCTGTCTGCGCCTGGCGGAAATGGAAGAGCTGCCCATGGCCGGGCGGGTGGATTTGCTGCGCGGGGTTTTGGAAAATGCCCGCCGTCCGGAGGAAAAGAAACGTGCGCTGACCATTTTGGCGGAATTACCTCTGCCGGCGGCGTTGGAAACCTTGCAGTCTGCGAGCAAGGATGCTGCGCTCCAGCAGGAGGCGTGGGCTTCCATCATCCGGCTGGCCCGGCAAATGGGGGCGGTCTATCCCAAACAGGCGCTGGCGGCGCTTGAACAGGTGCAGGCCCAAAACCTGCCGGAGGCGCTCAAGCAGCAGGCGGCGCAGGCGCTCAAGGCCATTGAAAACGCCGGGATGTCGCCGGATGGTTTTGTGCTTTCGTGGCTGTTGTCCGGGCCGTATGTGAAGGAGGGCAAGGACGGCGCAGCGTTGTTTGAGGAGGTGTTTCCGCCGGAACAGACCGGCGGCCAGGCGGAATGGCGGCCCGTCACCGCCGCACGCAACGGCGTGGTGGCCCTGGACAAACTTTTGCGTGGCGGCAATGACCGCGTGGCTTATCTGAAGACGCTGATTGTTTCGGAGCAGGAGCAGGAAATCCTGCTGGAGATGGGCAGCGATGACGGCATCAAAGTCTGGCTCAACGGCAAGGTGGTGCACGCGAACAACGCCACGCGCCCCTGCACGCCCGGGCAGGACAAGAAAAAAGTTCGGCTGGTGAAAGGCGTAAATGCCATGCTGGTCAAAATCACCCAGGGCGGTGGAGAGTGGGCCGGGGTGGTGCGCCTGCGCACCGCCGATGGCCGGGATTTGAACAATGTGATGGTTGGCCCGGCGGCGGAATAGAGCGGAGAGGGGTTGACAAACCCCGCTCCGTGCCTATGCTAACCGGCGTCAGGTCGCGGGTGGCGCGTTCGTCTATCGGTTCAGGACGCGGCCCTCTCAAGGCCGAAAGATGGGTTCGATTCCCATACGCGCTACCAAAGTTGCCTTGTCCCTCCCCGAGCCCCGGCTTACCGCACCAAGACCGCGCGATAGAAGCGTCGGGGTGCTGTCATTCCTGCCGGGTCAGTCCACAGCAGGGGGCTGGATTGCAGCACCAGATTGGTCAAGGTAATCCAAGGGCCATTCACCGGGTCTTCGGCGGCTTCGATGCGATAAACCTCACCGGTGACTCCATAAATCCGCAAAAGCGGGGCGGCGGGGGATGCCGCAGCGGGCTGGGTCAGCATCACTGCCGGGGGAGGTGACTGCGGAGCGGGGGTGGAGGCTGGCATCAAGGGGGTGCCGTGGCCGGGCACGGTCACCGAAATGTCGTCCAACACCGGCCCACAAAACGAAGGGCAGGTGCTTTGAAATTTCAGGCGCGTGACCGAGCCGGTGGCGGTGAGGGTGTATTCATGGTAGCGCCAGCCCATGTTGGTCTTGCTGAAACCGGAGGTGTCGAAGGCCAGCTCTTCCAATAATTCGCCCTGCCAGAATACCTTCATGGTTTTGATGGGGGGGCCGCCTTCGGGGTTGCCCGACAGGGCGAAGCGGAGGCGATAGAGGGCTCCCGGCGTGGTTTGGAGGTCTTTGTAGATGGTGCCGATGTGCTCAAAGATGCCATTTAAGTCCAAGGATTGACTGCCTTCAGCCGCCTGCCAGTAAGGGCCAACGATTTCGACCGTTCCGTTTTCGATGGTCCAGCCCGCAAGATTTTCACCGGCCACGAAGAACTGGTAAATGCCGATTCCAGAAGGGGTCTCAAACCCCCAATTTCCCGACGGATGAGGGGGCGGGGGTGGGGGTGGGTTGGTGGCCGTCAAGGAGAGCACCGAAATGTCGTCCAACACCGGCCCACAAAACGAAGAGCAGGTGCTTTGAAATTTCAGGCGCGTGACCGAGCCGGTGGCGGTCACCACAAACTCATGATAACGCCAGCCCATGTTGGTCTTGCTGAATCCGGTGGTGTCGAAGGTCAGGTCAGCCAG
This is a stretch of genomic DNA from Fontisphaera persica. It encodes these proteins:
- a CDS encoding CHASE domain-containing protein, whose protein sequence is MAEPPDQPNHEAPSPATAGPAPTPPPAGADPSLLPAGSDLSGARARMFFSLGLLAALGLVITAGILLLVYRQNQERRRLEFAKLADDRAQAVQLAANGCVEVLNAMADLYAASQRVEPEEFRHFATRAMQRHPETVYLAWLPRITHAQRQSIERLPPRLNRGFRILQLNTNGLPVTAEVRPEYFPVFYIEPFWENRFLRGLDHYAEPSRRAAMELARDTDTPVATPWIRLAQRETDAAADFGVFLYQAVYTNDLPAETVAQRRQNLAGYLAAVVTVEGLVRRALPAGALKNVEVFLGDESSEDGAPMTIHFTPQGWDVRRQPLDEIKRLRRGAIAWEGAVDLAGRPWAVLCYPTRHFNAAYRSWSLWGILLAGLLFTGFLVNYQRLIMQRASYVEQLVNQRTRELKEEIASRARLEEELQRERDLFHTLLDNLPDRIYFKDTQSRFLRINRALADLFGLQHPREAVGKSDFDFFTIEHARPAFEDEQEIIRTGQPLIGRIELETLPDGKKCWAHTTKMPFRDKQGRIIGTFGISRDITSLREMTEQLKKANADLQRSHEELKAAQMQLIQAEKMQSVGRLAAGVAHEVKNPLAILGMGLDYLASSVDQNDPTLRLVVEDMRQAIRRADNIILGLLDFSKPGDLELKPVRLNDIIQQALALTKHEQVGAFVQVETHLAPDLPPITGDARKLSQVFVNLFLNACQAMQSGGTLTVRTHVRSLDADEVRLEVGSREALRFHAGQPVVEALVDDTGPGIPPDKLHRIFDPFFTTKPTGQGTGLGLTVSRQIMEWHGGRIQILNRPEGGARAILWFPIQESSPTSPPPTPPDIPPPH
- a CDS encoding Gfo/Idh/MocA family protein; this translates as MAARGGAVGLVFGLYSGGGAAQYAAMKTTLRVNRRRFLRGLALTGAAAALPDIIPSRVLGADAPSNKITVGAIGVGGMGSGNLGGFLGDRRCRVLAVCDVDRGHREREQRRVNNQYGNQDCAAYKDFRELIARDDIDVISLATPDHWHAIPAIMAAKAGKDIYGEKPFSHDLKEGRAMVTAIERYGRIWQTGSWQRSTGDFRFACELVRNGRIGKVHTVEVGLPTGGAGGTAPFTDPPPDLDYDFWCGPSPWAPYSRDRTHWNWRWQMDYGGGQLMDWIGHHGDIAQWGLGTEYTGPVEINPIHAEFPKVGIWDAATRYRIECTYANGVKMIVQNAEGNHRMGAKWIGTEGWVWVDRGGFDTQPKELRKERIRPDEINLYRSQNHIGNFIDCVISRRQTITPAEVAHRSASIGHLCVIAITLGRKLRWDPAKEEFLNDPSANALLGRAKREPWNIIV
- a CDS encoding HEAT repeat domain-containing protein, with protein sequence MKKAFSLVLAVFCAASAAAQAPADPLDGLAKWSFGQSRESLARVEELMRKTAPADYPALEARLIAILKAPETSKDAKRYVCRYLGVVGSAKCVPALAELLTDADLSHPARMALEPLAAPEAGAALRTALPKVEARLRAGILGSIGVRRDPQAVEVVARYVHDPDPWVAETALAALGQIGTPAAAKVLASATVTPALSRALGRAEMEAAARLAATGNAKLARGILEKYLVASQPRALRVAAAKGMVEVLPATEAARWVVQSLQSDDAARREGAIAGFADSKNRPMQAAVAGELPQLPSAGQLLLLGWLNDLPDVPAREGLLKVVSTTGDEAVRAAALDCLARHGTAADVPLLAERAAGTGPAADAAKRALQRLGKPGVDEALLKLVETSAPAIGAVAVDALAQRRTEAAVPGLLRIMKNPDPALAVRGVRALGVIGRAENVKDLASLVATATQNEVRQAAESAIAAICRRSADKPALASAILPVLQSGPAPEAQAALLRLLIYTGGGEALQAVVSAMKHPNATVAKAATEALVAWPDLSAGPHLLNLARNAADANLNVVALRDGCLRLAEMEELPMAGRVDLLRGVLENARRPEEKKRALTILAELPLPAALETLQSASKDAALQQEAWASIIRLARQMGAVYPKQALAALEQVQAQNLPEALKQQAAQALKAIENAGMSPDGFVLSWLLSGPYVKEGKDGAALFEEVFPPEQTGGQAEWRPVTAARNGVVALDKLLRGGNDRVAYLKTLIVSEQEQEILLEMGSDDGIKVWLNGKVVHANNATRPCTPGQDKKKVRLVKGVNAMLVKITQGGGEWAGVVRLRTADGRDLNNVMVGPAAE
- a CDS encoding choice-of-anchor C family protein; amino-acid sequence: MGWLGTAQLPAQCQNGGFEEPAIPAPYRVFSAGQTLSGWVVESGTVEIVGPYWQAAEGAQSLDLNGIFEQIGTIYQDVPTVPGESYRLRFALSGNPEGGPNNKTLQVHWQNQLLADLTFDTTGFSKTNMGWRYHEFVVTATGSVTRLKFQSTCSSFCGPVLDDISVLSLTATNPPPPPPPHPSGNWGFETPSGIGIYQFFVAGENLAGWTIENGTVEIVGPYWQAAEGSQSLDLNGIFEHIGTIYKDLQTTPGALYRLRFALSGNPEGGPPIKTMKVFWQGELLEELAFDTSGFSKTNMGWRYHEYTLTATGSVTRLKFQSTCPSFCGPVLDDISVTVPGHGTPLMPASTPAPQSPPPAVMLTQPAAASPAAPLLRIYGVTGEVYRIEAAEDPVNGPWITLTNLVLQSSPLLWTDPAGMTAPRRFYRAVLVR